A portion of the Chryseobacterium tructae genome contains these proteins:
- the blaIND gene encoding IND family subclass B1 metallo-beta-lactamase — protein MKKSIQFFIVSMLLSPFASAQVKDFVIEQPPIKQNLYIYKTFGVFGGKEYSANSVYLITKKGVVLFDVPWEKVQYQSLMDTIKKRHNLPVIAVFATHSHDDRAGDLSFFNKKGIKTYATTKTNEFLKKDGKATSSEITKIGKPYRIGGEEFVVDFLGEGHTADNVVVWFPKYNVLDGGCLVKSNSATDLGYTKEANVEEWPKTMKKLQTKYSKATLILPGHDEWKGGGHVEHTLELLEKK, from the coding sequence ATGAAAAAAAGCATTCAGTTTTTTATTGTTTCGATGTTGTTGAGCCCTTTTGCAAGTGCACAGGTAAAAGATTTTGTAATCGAACAGCCACCGATTAAACAGAACTTATATATTTACAAAACTTTCGGAGTATTCGGCGGTAAAGAATATTCTGCCAATTCAGTATATCTTATCACCAAAAAAGGCGTTGTTTTATTTGATGTTCCTTGGGAAAAAGTACAATACCAAAGCCTGATGGACACCATCAAAAAACGTCATAACTTACCTGTTATTGCTGTATTTGCTACCCATTCTCATGATGACCGTGCCGGAGATTTGAGTTTTTTTAATAAAAAAGGAATTAAAACCTATGCCACTACTAAAACCAATGAATTCCTAAAAAAAGATGGGAAAGCCACCTCTAGTGAAATCACTAAAATCGGAAAACCTTACCGTATTGGTGGAGAAGAGTTTGTGGTAGACTTTCTTGGTGAAGGACATACTGCCGATAATGTTGTAGTATGGTTCCCAAAATACAATGTACTAGATGGTGGATGCCTTGTAAAAAGCAATTCAGCTACTGATTTAGGATATACTAAAGAAGCCAATGTAGAAGAATGGCCAAAGACCATGAAGAAACTACAAACTAAATATTCAAAAGCTACCCTTATTCTTCCCGGACATGACGAATGGAAAGGAGGTGGCCATGTAGAACACACTTTGGAGCTTTTAGAAAAGAAATAA
- a CDS encoding metal-dependent transcriptional regulator, whose amino-acid sequence MKTTLTEENYLKALFHLVDNEGKVTINELSKFLNVKMPSVNNMMKKFAEKKWVIYETYKPLIVTASGKREAALVVRKHRLTEMFLVKKMNFGWENVHEIAEQLEHVHSQIFFDKMDEILDYPKFDPHGEPIPDKDGNIIAQDLQKLSSCEEGESVVFASVTLSDDAFLTYLNDRKLLLNTKVKVIKIESFDKSMTLEIEGQKEILSKKATEKILVKK is encoded by the coding sequence TTGAAAACAACCCTAACAGAAGAAAATTACCTGAAAGCTTTGTTTCATTTAGTTGACAATGAAGGAAAGGTGACGATTAATGAACTCAGCAAATTTTTAAATGTAAAAATGCCGAGCGTCAACAATATGATGAAAAAATTTGCAGAAAAAAAATGGGTCATTTATGAGACTTATAAGCCATTGATCGTTACTGCAAGTGGAAAACGCGAAGCTGCTTTGGTAGTTCGCAAACACAGACTTACCGAAATGTTTCTGGTAAAAAAAATGAATTTCGGATGGGAAAACGTTCATGAAATTGCGGAACAGCTGGAACATGTACATTCCCAGATCTTCTTTGATAAAATGGACGAAATTCTGGATTACCCTAAATTTGACCCACACGGAGAGCCAATTCCTGATAAAGATGGAAACATTATTGCTCAGGATCTTCAGAAGCTAAGCAGCTGTGAAGAAGGAGAATCCGTTGTATTTGCTTCCGTTACACTTTCAGACGATGCCTTTCTAACGTACTTAAATGATCGAAAACTTCTTCTTAATACCAAGGTGAAGGTTATTAAGATCGAAAGCTTCGATAAATCAATGACGCTGGAAATTGAGGGTCAAAAAGAAATTCTCAGTAAAAAAGCCACTGAAAAAATATTGGTAAAAAAATAA
- a CDS encoding threonine aldolase family protein produces the protein MKFSFKNDYSEGCHPNILQALLQNNLDQQAGYGEDEYSLKAKELIKTKINKNDSDVYLVSGGTQANLIVISSVLKPYQCAISASTGHILNNETGAIEATGHKILSIETEDGKLRPSDIIPILENHSNVPHQVMPKMVYISNSTELGTIYQAKELEELSTFCKQNRLYLFMDGARLGHGLTSEISDLTLEKVAELTDIFYLGGTKNGALIGEAIVINNPALQEDFAFNIKQKGALLAKGRLLGIQFLELMKNDLYFDLAKHANQQAMKIKHALQEKGVKFLSDTYTNQIFPILSNELIQVLSESFEFFVWKKIDEEFSAIRLITSWSTSDEAVDRFIEILKKEL, from the coding sequence ATGAAATTTTCATTCAAAAACGATTATTCTGAGGGATGTCACCCGAACATTTTACAGGCACTTTTACAAAATAATCTTGATCAGCAAGCGGGGTATGGAGAAGATGAATATTCTTTAAAAGCAAAGGAATTAATTAAGACTAAAATTAATAAGAACGATTCTGATGTTTATTTGGTTTCGGGAGGAACACAGGCAAATTTAATTGTCATTTCTTCTGTTTTAAAACCTTACCAATGTGCTATTTCGGCCTCTACAGGACATATTTTAAATAATGAAACCGGAGCGATTGAAGCCACAGGCCACAAAATTTTAAGCATTGAAACGGAAGATGGAAAGCTGAGACCTTCAGATATTATTCCAATACTGGAAAATCACAGCAATGTTCCGCATCAGGTGATGCCTAAAATGGTTTACATTTCCAATTCAACAGAGCTGGGAACGATTTATCAAGCTAAAGAATTGGAAGAGCTTTCGACGTTCTGTAAACAAAACCGCCTTTACCTGTTCATGGATGGAGCGAGGCTTGGGCATGGATTAACTTCTGAAATCAGTGATCTTACCCTGGAAAAAGTAGCAGAGCTTACAGATATCTTTTATCTGGGCGGAACGAAAAACGGAGCATTGATAGGAGAGGCTATTGTGATTAATAATCCTGCTCTTCAGGAAGATTTTGCATTTAATATTAAGCAGAAAGGGGCATTACTGGCAAAAGGAAGGTTGTTGGGAATTCAGTTTCTGGAACTGATGAAAAATGACTTGTATTTTGATCTGGCCAAACATGCCAATCAACAGGCTATGAAGATAAAGCATGCGCTGCAGGAAAAAGGGGTGAAATTTCTTTCCGATACCTATACCAATCAGATTTTTCCAATTCTAAGCAATGAGCTTATCCAGGTTTTATCAGAAAGCTTTGAATTCTTTGTCTGGAAAAAAATAGATGAAGAGTTTTCTGCTATCCGTTTGATTACGTCATGGAGTACAAGTGATGAAGCTGTAGACCGATTCATCGAAATTCTTAAAAAAGAATTATAA
- a CDS encoding phosphotransferase enzyme family protein, which produces MNSIFPAIYSTLCPVALSGLIAVQYGIKNVQCKLLVRGVGDTYLIESENESFILRMYRSSHRSLNHIKEEVRLLQALKDAQVSVSYPITDLSGQTILKLNAIEGERHAVLFSYAKGRVVRAMNDNQLRMMGNEMARFHNVSSDFKVEYERWNFDLQTTVFKPLERLKPFFTENPEDYEWLQTIAVQLERKWAAFDTSEFSKGYCHFDFLPKNFHFDHDTVTFFDFDFMGYGCLVNDIMTFWLHFVLDVSARRMTDEELQNSYHIFLNGYKEYRAVSPEELASVPYLAAGFWLFYMSFHTTHDQFSIFSEPAHLKLYVGFIRNIVENYWEKEV; this is translated from the coding sequence ATGAATTCTATTTTTCCCGCAATCTATTCAACGCTTTGTCCTGTTGCATTATCAGGATTGATTGCTGTTCAATACGGAATAAAAAATGTTCAATGCAAACTTTTGGTTCGAGGAGTGGGAGATACTTATCTGATAGAATCGGAAAATGAATCCTTTATCCTTCGTATGTATCGTTCTTCTCATCGAAGTCTGAATCATATCAAAGAAGAAGTAAGATTGCTACAAGCCTTGAAAGATGCTCAGGTATCTGTTTCTTATCCAATAACTGATCTTTCCGGACAGACCATTTTAAAGTTGAATGCGATAGAAGGAGAAAGGCATGCTGTGCTATTTTCTTATGCTAAAGGTAGGGTTGTTAGAGCTATGAATGACAATCAGCTTCGTATGATGGGAAATGAAATGGCTCGCTTTCATAATGTGTCTTCTGATTTTAAAGTTGAATATGAACGATGGAATTTTGATCTTCAAACTACTGTTTTTAAACCTTTGGAAAGGTTAAAGCCCTTTTTTACAGAAAATCCTGAAGATTATGAATGGCTGCAGACGATTGCTGTTCAATTAGAACGTAAGTGGGCGGCTTTTGATACCTCAGAGTTCTCAAAAGGATATTGTCATTTTGATTTTTTGCCTAAGAATTTTCATTTTGATCATGATACAGTTACCTTTTTCGATTTTGATTTTATGGGATATGGTTGTCTCGTTAATGATATCATGACATTTTGGTTGCATTTTGTACTGGATGTTTCTGCAAGAAGAATGACTGATGAAGAATTGCAAAACTCCTATCATATTTTTCTGAATGGATATAAGGAGTATCGTGCAGTGAGCCCTGAGGAACTAGCTTCGGTACCATATCTTGCAGCTGGGTTTTGGCTTTTCTATATGAGTTTTCACACAACTCATGATCAATTTTCTATATTTAGCGAGCCAGCCCATTTAAAATTATATGTTGGGTTCATTAGGAATATTGTAGAAAATTATTGGGAGAAGGAAGTTTAG